The Streptomyces lienomycini sequence CGGCGGTGTCCACGAGGAACATGCGGCCGGGCTGGAGGCGGCCCTTGCGGACGACCTTCGCGGGGTCGATGTCGAGGACGCCGACCTCGGAGCCGAGGACGACGAGGCCGTCGTCGGTGACCCAGTAGCGGCCGGGGCGCAGGCCGTTGCGGTCGAGTACGGCGCCGACCTGGGTGCCGTCGGTGAAGGTGACGCAGGCGGGGCCGTCCCAGGGCTCCATCATCGTGGAGTGGAACTGATAGAAGGCACGCCGGTCCGCGTGCATCGAGTCGTGGTTCTCCCACGCCTCCGGGATCATCATCAGCACGGAGTGCGGCAGCGAGCGCCCGCCGAGGTGCAGCAGTTCCAGGACCTCGTCGAAGGAGGCGGAGTCGGAGGCGTCCGGCGTGCAGACCGGGAAGAGCCGCTCGAGGTCGGACGACGATCCGAACTGGCCGGAGGCGAGCTGGGACTCGCGGGCGCGCATCCAGTTGCGGTTGCCCTTGACCGTGTTGATCTCGCCGTTGTGCGCGACGAAGCGGTACGGGTGGGCCAGCGGCCAGGCCGGGAAGGTGTTGGTGGAGAACCGGGAGTGCACGAGCGCGATCGCGGAGGCGAAGCGGCGGTCGGACAGGTCCGGGAAGAACGGCTCCAGCTGGCCGGTGGTCAGCATGCCCTTGTAGACGATGGTCCGCGCGGACAGCGACGGGAAGTAGACGCCGGCCTCGCGCTCGGCGCGCTTGCGCAGCGCGAAGGCGTGGCGGTCGAGGGCGATGCCCCGGGAGGTGCCGTCACTCACGAAGATCTGCCGGAAGACCGGCATGGTCGAGCGGGCGGTGGCGCCCAGCATCTGCGGGGCGACCGGGACCTCGCGCCAGCCGAGGACCGTGAGGCCCTCCTCGGCGGCGATCGTCTCGATGCGCGAGACGGCGTCCTCGGTGCCGTCATCCGGCAGGAAGGCGATGCCGACGGCGTACGCCCCGGCCTCGGGCAGTTCGAATCCGGCCACCTCGCGGAAGAAGGCGTCCGGCACCTGGGAGAGGAGGCCCGCACCGTCGCCGGAGTCCGGCTCGGAGCCGGTGGCGCCGCGGTGCTCCAGGTTGCGCAGCACGGTGAGTGCCTGGTCGACCAGGGTGTGCGATGCCTCGCCGGTGAGAGTGGCGACGAAACCGACGCCGCAGGCGTCGTGCTCGTTGCGGGGGTCGTACATACCCTGCGCGGCAGGGCGAGCATCCATGAAGGACCAGTTCTGGCCATTCGCGGAATGCTGGGACGGCTGGCGCGGCGTACGCATCGGCTCTCCCGTCGTCGTCATCTGGCATGTGCGGTTGCCGAGGGACGACGTTGGCCCTCTGCGGTTCGGTGCAAAATTTGGTGCAGGTTACATGATGGATTGGTTCTCGGTAAACGGGACAATCCGTTCCAACATGCGGACACCGGAGGGTTGCGGCGGGGGTACCGAACCCGTGGGTGGAGGCTATGGAGACCGAAGCGAACAGATCGTTGTCCGTCGGCCCGGGGGGCGGAGGAAGCGTCGTCGCCCACTCCGCGAGTGCGCAGGGAGCTTCGTTGCCCACAGCGCTTACGGCTCATGCCCGGAGATTGCGCGGTCGAAACCAGCGAGTAACGGGTACGTATGCGGACCCCCGCATAAGTTCGAGCCGGACTATCCTACGGCCGTTCCGAACAGGCTGCCCAGGAGATACGTCACACCGGCCGCCGCGCCGCCGAGGGCGAGCTGCCGCAGTCCGCTGTACCACCAGCTGCGGGCCGTGACCTTGGCGACCACCGCGCCGCACAGGAACAGCCCGGCCAGCGCGAGCAGCACGGCGGGCCACAGGGCACCGGCGCCGAGCAGGAACGGCAGGACGGGGAGCAGGGCGCCCAGCGCGAAGGACCCGAACGAGGAGACGGCCGCGACGGTCGGTGACGGCAGGTCGGAGGGGTCGATGCCCAGCTCCTCGCGGGCGTGTATCTCCAGCGCCTGCTCGGGGTCGCTGGACAGCTGGCGGGCCACCTCACGGGCGAGCTCCGGCTCGACGCCGCGCGCCTCGTAGAGCGCGGCCAGCTCGGCCTCCTCGTCCGCCGGGTGCTTGCGCAGTTCGCGGCGCTCCACGTCCAGCTCGGCCTCGACCAGCTCACGCTGGGAGGCGACGGAGGTGTACTCGCCGGCGGCCATGGAGAAGGCACCGGCGGCCAGCCCGGCGAGCCCGCTGATCACCACGGTCTGCTGGCTCGCCGTACCGCCGGCGACACCGGTCATCAGGGCGAGGTTGGAGACCAGGCCGTCCATCGCGCCGAAGACGGCGGGGCGCAGCCAGCCGCCGTTCACGTCGCGGTGGGTGTGGTTGTCGCGGTGCGCCGCGTGCAGCGGCGCCTCGGTTTCGATGATGGCCATGAGGTTCCCCCCGGGGACTAGTTTGGACTCGTTCTACTTTTTAACAACACCCAATCTATGCCGATCATTTCCACCTCGCCAGCAAGGAAAGGCTGGGCTTACCTGCGGTTTTACCCTCGTGCGCTCATCCGTGATCTTGCCCGCACAGATGTCGACCGGGTGACGCTGGGTCCGGTGAGGCTGTGGCGCGCACCGCACCGGGGACAGATGCGCAAAGGGAGAGGAGAGGCCGCATGGCATCCACCGCCTGCATTCCCCCGGTCCCCGCGCCGCAGGACTCCGTCGGGCTGCGCGAGAGGGCCCGGGGCGCGCTGCTCGGACTGGCCGTGGGGGACGCCCTCGGAGCGCCGGCCGAGAACATGAAGCCGTCGCAGATCCGCGCCCGCTGGGGCCGCATCACGGGATACGTCGCCGACCGGCCCGCCGGGACCGACGACACGGAGTACGCGATCTTCTCCGGCCTGCTGCTGGCCCGGTACGGCTCCGCGCTCACCCCGGTCCATGTGGAGACGGCCTGGCACGAGTGGATCGCGGACCGGGAGGAGGGCCCGTTCCGGGGTGCGGGCTTCAGCGAGCGCGGCACCCTGGAGAACCTCCGCCGCGGGCTGGCCGC is a genomic window containing:
- a CDS encoding VIT1/CCC1 transporter family protein; its protein translation is MAIIETEAPLHAAHRDNHTHRDVNGGWLRPAVFGAMDGLVSNLALMTGVAGGTASQQTVVISGLAGLAAGAFSMAAGEYTSVASQRELVEAELDVERRELRKHPADEEAELAALYEARGVEPELAREVARQLSSDPEQALEIHAREELGIDPSDLPSPTVAAVSSFGSFALGALLPVLPFLLGAGALWPAVLLALAGLFLCGAVVAKVTARSWWYSGLRQLALGGAAAGVTYLLGSLFGTAVG